Proteins encoded within one genomic window of Rossellomorea vietnamensis:
- a CDS encoding FeoB-associated Cys-rich membrane protein, with translation MIFSIIVGLLIFGYATWMVLSFFKKSRQGKCGTCALNKTCKSGCGTVSRDERQSVLESISK, from the coding sequence ATGATTTTCAGTATAATTGTCGGACTTCTCATCTTTGGATATGCCACTTGGATGGTCTTATCCTTCTTTAAGAAAAGCCGCCAAGGCAAATGCGGTACATGTGCTTTAAACAAAACATGTAAATCAGGATGCGGGACAGTAAGCAGGGATGAGCGACAGAGTGTATTGGAAAGCATATCGAAATGA